From Glycine soja cultivar W05 chromosome 4, ASM419377v2, whole genome shotgun sequence, the proteins below share one genomic window:
- the LOC114408701 gene encoding protein CYPRO4-like: MGANHSREDLLESSDSEQEEHETFEDATEGSAERKPSTPSSLDDVEAKLKALKLKYSSNSTPAVNNAVKLYVHIGGNTPKAKWVTSEKLTSYSFVKTHSDTDTDDENNDSDNDNDDYVETNEKPFWVLKVGSKIRSKVGPEMGLKSFPEQRRVDFVARGVWAMKFFTDQDQIDFIDSFQKCLFENTHGVEATEANKLKVYGKDFVAWAKPEAADDSMWEDAEEVFTKSPTPVRSNQDLKEEFEEASNGGIQSLALGALDNSFLVSDNGIQVVKNFAHGIHGKGAFVNFSDGYQNGGGGSTYCTPKKTLLMRAETNMLLMSPMGGGKLHSTGLHQLDIETGKVVSEWMFGKDGTEITMRDITNDSKGAQLDPSGSTFLGLDDNRLCRWDMRDRNGMVQNLADSNAPVLNWAQGHQFSRGTNFQCFATTGDGSIVVGSLDGKIRLYSVNTMRQAKTAFPGLGSPVTHVDVTFDGKWIVGTTDSYLILICTLFTDKNGTTKTGFAGRMGNRIAAPRLLKLNPLDSHLAGANNKFRNAQFSWVTENGKQERHIVATVGKFSVIWNFQQVKDGSHECYRNQQGLKSCFCYKIVLRDDSIVESRFMHDKFAVTDSPEAPLVIATPMKVSSFSISSKR, from the exons ATGGGTGCCAATCACAGTCGCGAAGATCTGTTGGAATCTTCCGATTCAGAGCAAGAGGAGCATGAAACCTTCGAAGACGCCACCGAAGGAAGCGCCGAACGGAAACCGTCAACGCCGTCATCCCTCGATGACGTGGAGGCCAAACTCAAAGCCCTGAAACTCAAATACTCCTCCAACTCCACCCCCGCCGTCAATAACGCCGTCAAGCTCTACGTCCACATCGGCGGCAACACCCCCAAAGCCAAATGGGTAACTTCCGAAAAACTCACCTCTTATTCATTCGTCAAAACCCACTCCGACACCGACACAGACGATGAAAACAACGACTCTGACAACGACAACGACGACTACGTCGAAACAAACGAAAAGCCTTTCTGGGTTTTAAAAGTCGGTTCGAAAATCCGATCAAAGGTGGGCCCGGAGATGGGACTGAAGAGCTTCCCCGAGCAGCGGCGCGTGGACTTCGTTGCGCGTGGCGTCTGGGCGATGAAGTTCTTCACCGACCAAGACCAGATCGACTTCATCGATTCCTTCCAGAAGTGTCTCTTCGAGAACACGCACGGCGTCGAGGCCACGGAGGCGAACAAGCTCAAAGTCTATGGCAAGGATTTCGTGGCGTGGGCGAAACCCGAAGCCGCCGATGATTCCATGTGGGAGGACGCAGAGGAAGTCTTCACCAAGAGCCCCACACCGGTTAGGTCAAACCAAGACCTAAAAGAGGAGTTCGAAGAAGCCTCCAACGGTGGAATTCAGAGCCTTGCGTTGGGGGCTTTGGACAACAGTTTCTTGGTGAGTGATAATGGGATTCAGGTTGTGAAGAATTTCGCACATGGGATTCACGGGAAGGGTGCTTTTGTGAATTTCAGTGATGGGTATCAAAATGGGGGTGGGGGTTCTACCTATTGTACCCCTAAGAAGACACTTCTGATGAGGGCTGAGACCAACATGCTTCTGATGAGCCCAATGGGTGGTGGGAAGCTTCACTCAACGGGTCTTCATCAGCTTGATATTGAGACAGGGAAGGTTGTGAGTGAGTGGATGTTTGGGAAGGATGGGACTGAAATTACGATGAGGGATATTACGAATGATAGCAAAGGGGCTCAGTTGGATCCTTCTGGGTCAACTTTTCTAGGGTTGGATGATAACAGGCTTTGTAGGTGGGATATGAGGGATCGTAATGGGATGGTTCAGAACTTGGCTGATTCAAATGCCCCTGTGTTGAATTGGGCACAAGGGCATCAGTTCTCGAGGGGGACTAACTTTCAGTGCTTTGCCACTACTGGTGATGGGTCCATTGTTGTGGGGTCTTTGGATGGGAAGATAAGGCTGTATTCGGTGAACACAATGAGGCAGGCGAAGACGGCATTTCCTGGCCTTGGATCGCCGGTTACTCATGTTGATGTAACCTTTGATGGAAAGTGGATTGTGGGTACTACTGATTCCTACTTGATTCTTATCTGTACCCTCTTTACTGACAAAAATGGAACGACGAAGACTGGGTTTGCTGGACGGATGGGGAATAGGATTGCTGCTCCCAGGTTGCTGAAGCTCAACCCTCTTGATTCACATTTGGCTGGAGCAAATAACAAGTTCCGCAATGCTCAGTTTTCGTGG GTGACAGAGAATGGGAAACAGGAGCGGCATATAGTAGCCACTGTGGGGAAGTTCAGTGTGATATGGAACTTCCAACAAGTCAAGGATGGTTCTCATGAGTGCTACCGTAACCAACAGGGTCTAAAGAGCTGCTTCTGC